The Trypanosoma brucei brucei TREU927 chromosome 2, complete sequence genome has a window encoding:
- a CDS encoding NUP-1 protein, putative produces the protein MFSAGDARRYPGFFTRTWTPPPENIGHVRSNRSASSIQGGLTHETPPLLTPRLAAPINVRGLAATDSIPRLNNPLPSPTGLLTNSALVGMSREEPSIMPLLSSKQTAPMGMHPTIFAGRRGLADMSEEERMEYTNRLEGDMTHVHNTLSRAYQLRDDYKNEAARLHRELQDKNHRFDCLLREHSACNDVIYRCKRENEELRQKLDESEGEVRQLRDKLVSVNSQGKYVPSGGERHVGRQEISALEEKNKKLEEELLELTKELERERECIRHHAVAAEMGKSENTSHEEELAQSRYLLQVTRTEITDLQQLLRKEREDYEESLREAIQARNNLHQQNTALQEQKEQLQEMCDEQHRTIEDLTSQLLQRKTEQAVQRGAPDTQMETTDENKTDTNTNNDDEVYRMLELQQHTLQQQFFLLRREGEAKDILLQKASEEIFNLQNLQQQLEAALQKSREHAAELTKSLSHTQNQLQTAQERITEDSYVINNFHHQLREKIQISGSISGEKNIPQGGNKEESIELVTRETQMPSRSGNDSQYITANVQHEKLNQPQKADSGHNATGNNKELSSAQNDEYEQAIIKHKMTEEGLTEVIEALKTELQHTQKCLREAGEENVQLTNKLNAAGARGRSTSTTRSGSLTPNDTEGSLRTYNAGLKTQLSSALAALTQLAEQHDATLARATEMEERVSTLEEELRTAHSTTKKMSAERELHVTKLTQLEETVSRLESYGTTPEQTVAAFTTELQHTQQRLREAEEEIIQLTNKLNAAGVRVRTSQSDKDGNARAALVSDVAVRNADTDLGTQLASALVALERLAEEREAALEKATEMEERVSTLEEELRTAHSTTKKMSAERELHVTKLTQLEETVSRLESYGTTPEQTVAAFTTELQHTQQRLREAEEEIIQLTNKLNAAGVRVRTSQSDKDGNARAALVSDVAVRNADTDLGTQLASALVALERLAEEREAALEKATEMEERVSTLEEELRTAHSTTKKMSAERELHVTKLTQLEETVSRLESYGTTPEQTVAAFTTELQHTQQRLREAEQEIIQLTNKLNAAGVRVRTSQSDKDGNARAALVSDVAVRNADTDLGTQLASALVALERLAEEREAALEKATEMEERVSTLEEELRTAHSTTKKMSAERELHVTKLTQLEETVSRLESYGTTPEQTVAAFTTELQHTQQRLREAEEEIIQLTNKLNAAGVRVRTSQSDKDGNARAALVSDVAVRNADTDLGTQLASALVALERLAEEREAALEKATEMEERVSTLEEELRTAHSTTKKMSAERELHVTKLTQLKETVSRLESYGTTPEQTVAAFTTELQHTQQRLREAEEEIIQLTNKLNAAGVRVRTSQSDKDGNARAALVSDVAVRNADTDLGTQLASALVALERLAEEREAALEKATEMEDRVSTLEEELRTAHSTTKKMSAERELHVTKLTQLEETVSRLESYGTTPEQTVAAFTTELQHTQQRLREAEEEIIQLTNKLNAAGVRVRTSQSDKDGNARAALVSDVAVRNADTDLGTQLASALVALERLAEEREAALEKATEMEERVSTLEEELRTAHSTTKKMSAERELHVTKLTQLEETVSRLESYGTTPEQTVAAFTTELQHTQQRLREAEEEIIQLTNKLNAAGVRVRTSQSDKDGNARAALVSDVAVRNADTDLGTQLASALVALERLAEEREAALEKATEMEERVSTLEEELRTAHSTTKKMSAERELHVTKLTQLEETVSRLESYGTTPEQTVAAFTTELQHTQQRLREAEEEIIQLTNKLNAAGVRVRTSQSDKDGNARAALVSDVAVRNADTDLGTQLASALVALERLAEEREAALEKATEMEERVSTLEEELRTAHSTTKKMSAERELHVTKLTQLEETVSRLESYGTTPEQTVAAFTTELQHTQQRLREAEEEIIQLTNKLNAAGVRVRTSQSDKDGNARAALVSDVAVRNADTDLGTQLASALVALERLAEEREAALEKATEMEERVSTLEEELRTAHSTTKKMSAERELHVTKLTQLEETVSRLESYGTTPEQTVAAFTTELQHTQQRLREAEEEIIQLTNKLNAAGVRVRTSQSDKDGNARAALVSDVAVRNADTDLGTQLASALVALERLAEEREAALEKATEMEERVSTLEEELRTAHSTTKKMSAERELHVTKLTQLEETVSRLESYGTTPEQTVAAFTTELQHTQQRLREAEEEIIQLTNKLNAAGVRVRTSQSDKDGNARAALVSDVAVRNADTDLGTQLASALVALERLAEEREAALEKATEMEERVSTLEEELRTAHSTTKKMSAERELHVTKLTQLEETVSRLESYGTTPEQTVAAFTTELQHTQQRLREAEEEIIQLTNKLNAAGVRVRTSQSDKDGNARAALVSDVAVRNADTDLGTQLASALVALERLAEEREAALEKATEMEERVSTLEEELRTAHSTTKKMSAERELHVTKLTQLEETVSRLESYGTTPEQTVAAFTTELQHTQQRLREAEEEIIQLTNKLNAAGVRVRTSQSDKDGNARAALVSDVAVRNADTDLGTQLASALVALERLAEEREAALEKATEMEERVSTLEEELRTAHSTTKKMSAERELHVTKLTQLEETVSRLESYGTTPEQTVAAFTTELQHTQQRLREAEEEIIQLTNKLNAAGVRVRTSQSDKDGNARAALVSDVAVRNADTDLGTQLASALVALERLAEEREAALEKATEMEERVSTLEEELRTAHSTTKKMSAERELHVTKLTQLEETVSRLESYGTTPEQTVAAFTTELQHTQQRLREAEEEIIQLTNKLNAAGVRVRTSQSDKDGNARAALVSDVAVRNADTDLGTQLASALVALERLAEEREAALEKATEMEERVSTLEEELRTAHSTTKKMSAERELHVTKLTQLEETVSRLESYGTTPEQTVAAFTTELQHTQQRLREAEEEIIQLTNKLNAAGVRVRTSQSDKDGNARAALVSDVAVRNADTDLGTQLASALVALERLAEEREAALEKATEMEERVSTLEEELRTAHSTTKKMSAERELHVTKLTQLEETVSRLESYGTTPEQTVAAFTTELQHTQQRLREAEEEIIQLTNKLNAAGVRVRTSQSDKDGNARAALVSDVAVRNADTDLGTQLASALVALERLAEEREAALEKATEMEERVSTLEEELRTAKEKLERSVEEISFLKDEVLVSNRLLVDSVSSLNGKVGDSDGAVGADVERLSRVVDELHAQVSATKRGFEEFYDRRSEGCVTELIVARRSVDRSNDARRRLEERNVRLEQDLERKCLEVVKLQKECQRLEQFVRAKDVRGAHSVLGVDGSVDVSSVGAEPVDLEAVDLAQFLQISSLHADLMLCRKTCRQLESNQEELLLSLEQNSSQSNAYLEDLDEIRQQLVEMRQQREELIAERRTLTERVDELGRERGEEVSRLKQQNNSLSAQLQASRNKLSALEASKREGELAARQQAEELAKAFSLMEAQVQTLREEVASTSGSPKRQSGSSRQKAVVEGDEARIRMSQARVTFLEKALQRKDEEVQRLQDELVQKDEQLDQYEQDAAKAAQDAENASRKTLQLESAVQKLQGDKKGLEDELRYAKTRVVTYGGRVSSEVAQHSSPPEQQIRGSPVLGAGRTTRERVSLSVESSHHSRITEQTQRQVRQVMDIRSTRKRSRSANAVS, from the coding sequence ATGTTTTCTGCTGGGGACGCACGGCGGTACCCCGGTTTCTTCACACGAACGTGGACTCCACCACCCGAAAATATTGGGCATGTGAGAAGCAACCGAAGCGCCAGCAGCATCCAAGGAGGTTTGACACATGAGACACCGCCGCTGCTCACACCGCGGCTGGCGGCACCAATTAATGTGCGAGGATTGGCCGCAACGGATTCCATACCTCGTCTCAACAATCCTTTACCATCTCCTACGGGGTTGCTGACTAATTCTGCACTCGTCGGCATGTCACGTGAGGAACCCAGCATAATGCCGCTTCTCAGCTCCAAACAAACTGCTCCTATGGGAATGCACCCCACCATCTTCGCTGGGCGTCGGGGCTTGGCGGACATGTCAGAGGAGGAGCGCATGGAGTACACAAATCGCTTGGAGGGAGATATGACTCATGTGCATAATACCCTTAGCCGTGCGTATCAGTTGCGTGATGACTACAAAAATGAGGCTGCACGCCTCCATCGTGAGTTGCAGGACAAAAATCATCGTTTTGATTGCCTTTTGCGCGAGCATAGTGCATGCAACGACGTAATATACCGCTGCAAGCGAGAAAACGAAGAACTGCGTCAAAAACTTGACGAATCGGAAGGGGAGGTGCGACAGCTTAGGGATAAGCTAGTGTCCGTAAATTCACAAGGCAAATATGTCCCATCTGGAGGTGAACGACATGTTGGCCGTCAAGAGATAAGTGCGCTTGaagagaagaacaaaaaacttGAGGAAGAACTTCTGGAGCTAACTAAAGAGCTTGAAAGGGAACGTGAGTGTATTAGGCACCACGCTGTCGCTGcagaaatggggaaaagtgaaaacacGAGTCATGAAGAGGAATTGGCGCAATCAAGGTACCTGTTACAGGTGACACGTACAGAGATAACGGATCTACAGCAGCTTCTTCGAAAAGAACGTGAAGACTACGAAGAAAGCCTTAGGGAAGCAATACAAGCGCGAAACAACCTTCACCAACAAAACACCGCACTGCAGGAGCAAAAGGAACAATTGCAGGAAATGTGTGACGAACAGCACAGGACGATTGAGGATCTTACTTCACAACTACTACAGCGCAAAACTGAGCAAGCAGTACAACGTGGGGCACCTGACACACAAATGGAGACAACAGACGAGAACAAAAcagacacaaatacaaacaacgATGATGAAGTGTACAGAATGCTGGAACTACAACAGCACACACTTCAACAGCAGTTCTTCTTGCTCCGTAGGGAAGGAGAAGCGAAGGACATCCTGCTCCAAAAAGCGAGCGAAGAAATATTTAACCTCCAAAATCTTCAGCAGCAACTAGAGGCCGCCCTTCAGAAATCGAGAGAACACGCTGCAGAACTAACGAAAAGCctttcccacacacaaaaccaACTGCAGACTGCTCAAGAAAGGATCACCGAAGATAGCTATGTGATCAACAACTTTCATCATCAACtcagagaaaaaatacaaatatcaGGCTCCATAAGCGGTGAAAAGAACATTCCACAAGGCGGGAATAAAGAGGAATCAATAGAGTTAGTGACAAGAGAGACACAGATGCCATCAAGGTCAGGAAATGATTCGCAATATATTACTGCAAATGTGCAACATGAGAAACTAAACCAACCACAAAAAGCCGATAGCGGTCACAATGCCACAGGGAATAACAAGGAATTGTCGTCAGCTCAAAATGACGAGTACGAACAAGCCATAATCAAGCACAAGATGACAGAAGAAGGTTTAACAGAAGTCATAGAAGCACTGAAAACGGAACTGCAGCACACACAGAAGTGCCTTCGCGAGGCAGGGGAAGAGAACGTGCAACTAACGAATAAGCTGAATGCGGCTGGAGCTCGGGGCCGCTCAACAAGTACAACAAGAAGTGGAAGTTTAACACCAAATGATACAGAAGGATCACTGAGAACATATAATGCCGGATTGAAAACACAGTTATCCTCCGCCTTGGCAGCCCTAACACAGCTAGCAGAACAGCACGATGCTACACTAGCAAGAGCAACTGAAATGGAGGAACGTGTTTCtacacttgaggaggaactccgtacagcgcactcaaccacgaagaaaatgtctgcagaacgtgagctacatgtgacaaaacttacgcaacttgaggaaactgtttcccgtttggagagttacggtacaacacctgaacaaactgtggcagctttcacaacagaattgcaacacacgcaacaacgtcttcgtgaagcagaggaagagatcatacagctaacgaataagttgaatgccgctggagttcgtgtacgcacctcacagtctgacaaggatggcaatgcacgagctgctcttgtgtctgatgttgctgtaaggaatgctgatacggatcttggtacacaattggcatctgctttagtagcacttgagcgacttgctgaggaacgggaagctgctttagaaaaggcaactgagatggaggaacgtgtttctacacttgaggaggaactccgtacagcgcactcaaccacgaagaaaatgtctgcagaacgtgagctacatgtgacaaaacttacgcaacttgaggaaactgtttcccgtttggagagttacggtacaacacctgaacaaactgtggcagctttcacaacagaattgcaacacacgcaacaacgtcttcgtgaagcagaggaagagatcatacagctaacgaataagttgaatgccgctggagttcgtgtacgcacctcacagtctgacaaggatggcaatgcacgagctgctcttgtgtctgatgttgctgtaaggaatgctgatacggatcttggtacacaattggcatctgctttagtagcacttgagcgacttgctgaggaacgggaagctgctttagaaaaggcaactgagatggaggaacgtgtttctacacttgaggaggaactccgtacagcgcactcaaccacgaagaaaatgtctgcagaacgtgagctacatgtgacaaaacttacgcaacttgaggaaactgtttcccgtttggagagttacggtacaacacctgaacaaactgtggcagctttcacaacagaattgcaacacacgcaacaacgtcTTCGTGAAGCAGAGCAAGAGATCATACAGCTAACGAATAAGTTGaatgccgctggagttcgtgtacgcacctcacagtctgacaaggatggcaatgcacgagctgctcttgtgtctgatgttgctgtaaggaatgctgatacggatcttggtacacaattggcatctgctttagtagcacttgagcgacttgctgaggaacgggaagctgctttagaaaaggcaactgagatggaggaacgtgtttctacacttgaggaggaactccgtacagcgcactcaaccacgaagaaaatgtctgcagaacgtgagctacatgtgacaaaacttacgcaacttgaggaaactgtttcccgtttggagagttacggtacaacacctgaacaaactgtggcagctttcacaacagaattgcaacacacgcaacaacgtcttcgtgaagcagaggaagagatcatacagctaacgaataagttgaatgccgctggagttcgtgtacgcacctcacagtctgacaaggatggcaatgcacgagctgctcttgtgtctgatgttgctgtaaggaatgctgatacggatcttggtacacaattggcatctgctttagtagcacttgagcgacttgctgaggaacgggaagctgctttagaaaaggcaactgagatggaggaacgtgtttctacacttgaggaggaactccgtacagcgcactcaaccacgaagaaaatgtctgcagaacgtgagctacatgtgacaaaacttacgcaacttaaggaaactgtttcccgtttggagagttacggtacaacacctgaacaaactgtggcagctttcacaacagaattgcaacacacgcaacaacgtcttcgtgaagcagaggaagagatcatacagctaacgaataagttgaatgccgctggagttcgtgtacgcacctcacagtctgacaaggatggcaatgcacgagctgctcttgtgtctgatgttgctgtaaggaatgctgatacggatcttggtacacaattggcatctgctttagtagcacttgagcgacttgctgaggaacgggaagctgctttagaaaaggcaactgagatggaggaccgtgtttctacacttgaggaggaactccgtacagcgcactcaaccacgaagaaaatgtctgcagaacgtgagctacatgtgacaaaacttacgcaacttgaggaaactgtttcccgtttggagagttacggtacaacacctgaacaaactgtggcagctttcacaacagaattgcaacacacgcaacaacgtcttcgtgaagcagaggaagagatcatacagctaacgaataagttgaatgccgctggagttcgtgtacgcacctcacagtctgacaaggatggcaatgcacgagctgctcttgtgtctgatgttgctgtaaggaatgctgatacggatcttggtacacaattggcatctgctttagtagcacttgagcgacttgctgaggaacgggaagctgctttagaaaaggcaactgagatggaggaacgtgtttctacacttgaggaggaactccgtacagcgcactcaaccacgaagaaaatgtctgcagaacgtgagctacatgtgacaaaacttacgcaacttgaggaaactgtttcccgtttggagagttacggtacaacacctgaacaaactgtggcagctttcacaacagaattgcaacacacgcaacaacgtcttcgtgaagcagaagaagagatcatacagctaacgaataagttgaatgccgctggagttcgtgtacgcacctcacagtctgacaaggatggcaatgcacgagctgctcttgtgtctgatgttgctgtaaggaatgctgatacggatcttggtacacaattggcatctgctttagtagcacttgagcgacttgctgaggaacgggaagctgctttagaaaaggcaactgagatggaggaacgtgtttctacacttgaggaggaactccgtacagcgcactcaaccacgaagaaaatgtctgcagaacgtgagctacatgtgacaaaacttacgcaacttgaggaaactgtttcccgtttggagagttacggtacaacacctgaacaaactgtggcagctttcacaacagaattgcaacacacgcaacaacgtcttcgtgaagcagaggaagagatcatacagctaacgaataagttgaatgccgctggagttcgtgtacgcacctcacagtctgacaaggatggcaatgcacgagctgctcttgtgtctgatgttgctgtaagGAATGCTGATACAGATCTTGGTACACAATTGGCATCTGCTTTAGTAGCACTTGAGCgacttgctgaggaacgggaagctgctttagaaaaggcaactgagatggaggaacgtgtttctacacttgaggaggaactccgtacagcgcactcaaccacgaagaaaatgtctgcagaacgtgagctacatgtgacaaaacttacgcaacttgaggaaactgtttcccgtttggagagttacggtacaacacctgaacaaactgtggcagctttcacaacagaattgcaacacacgcaacaacgtcttcgtgaagcagaagaagagatcatacagctaacgaataagttgaatgccgctggagttcgtgtacgcacctcacagtctgacaaggatggcaatgcacgagctgctcttgtgtctgatgttgctgtaaggaatgctgatacggatcttggtacacaattggcatctgctttagtagcacttgagcgacttgctgaggaacgggaagctgctttagaaaaggcaactgagatggaggaacgtgtttctacacttgaggaggaactccgtacagcgcactcaaccacgaagaaaatgtctgcagaacgtgagctacatgtgacaaaacttacgcaacttgaggaaactgtttcccgtttggagagttacggtacaacacctgaacaaactgtggcagctttcacaacagaattgcaacacacgcaacaacgtcttcgtgaagcagaagaagagatcatacagctaacgaataagttgaatgccgctggagttcgtgtacgcacctcacagtctgacaaggatggcaatgcacgagctgctcttgtgtctgatgttgctgtaaggaatgctgatacggatcttggtacacaattggcatctgctttagtagcacttgagcgacttgctgaggaacgggaagctgctttagaaaaggcaactgagatggaggaacgtgtttctacacttgaggaggaactccgtacagcgcactcaaccacgaagaaaatgtctgcagaacgtgagctacatgtgacaaaacttacgcaacttgaggaaactgtttcccgtttggagagttacggtacaacacctgaacaaactgtggcagctttcacaacagaattgcaacacacgcaacaacgtcttcgtgaagcagaggaagagatcatacagctaacgaataagttgaatgccgctggagttcgtgtacgcacctcacagtctgacaaggatggcaatgcacgagctgctcttgtgtctgatgttgctgtaagGAATGCTGATACAGATCTTGGTACACAATTGGCATCTGCTTTAGTAGCACTTGAGCgacttgctgaggaacgggaagctgctttagaaaaggcaactgagatggaggaacgtgtttctacacttgaggaggaactccgtacagcgcactcaaccacgaagaaaatgtctgcagaacgtgagctacatgtgacaaaacttacgcaacttgaggaaactgtttcccgtttggagagttacggtacaacacctgaacaaactgtggcagctttcacaacagaattgcaacacacgcaacaacgtcttcgtgaagcagaggaagagatcatacagctaacgaataagttgaatgccgctggagttcgtgtacgcacctcacagtctgacaaggatggcaatgcacgagctgctcttgtgtctgatgttgctgtaaggaatgctgatacggatcttggtacacaattggcatctgctttagtagcacttgagcgacttgctgaggaacgggaagctgctttagaaaaggcaactgagatggaggaacgtgtttctacacttgaggaggaactccgtacagcgcactcaaccacgaagaaaatgtctgcagaacgtgagctacatgtgacaaaacttacgcaacttgaggaaactgtttcccgtttggagagttacggtacaacacctgaacaaactgtggcagctttcacaacagaattgcaacacacgcaacaacgtcttcgtgaagcagaagaagagatcatacagctaacgaataagttgaatgccgctggagttcgtgtacgcacctcacagtctgacaaggatggcaatgcacgagctgctcttgtgtctgatgttgctgtaagGAATGCTGATACAGATCTTGGTACACAATTGGCATCTGCTTTAGTAGCACTTGAGCgacttgctgaggaacgggaagctgctttagaaaaggcaactgagatggaggaacgtgtttctacacttgaggaggaactccgtacagcgcactcaaccacgaagaaaatgtctgcagaacgtgagctacatgtgacaaaacttacgcaacttgaggaaactgtttcccgtttggagagttacggtacaacacctgaacaaactgtggcagctttcacaacagaattgcaacacacgcaacaacgtcttcgtgaagcagaagaagagatcatacagctaacgaataagttgaatgccgctggagttcgtgtacgcacctcacagtctgacaaggatggcaatgcacgagctgctcttgtgtctgatgttgctgtaaggaatgctgatacggatcttggtacacaattggcatctgctttagtagcacttgagcgacttgctgaggaacgggaagctgctttagaaaaggcaactgagatggaggaacgtgtttctacacttgaggaggaactccgtacagcgcactcaaccacgaagaaaatgtctgcagaacgtgagctacatgtgacaaaacttacgcaacttgaggaaactgtttcccgtttggagagttacggtacaacacctgaacaaactgtggcagctttcacaacagaattgcaacacacgcaacaacgtcttcgtgaagcagaagaagagatcatacagctaacgaataagttgaatgccgctggagttcgtgtacgcacctcacagtctgacaaggatggcaatgcacgagctgctcttgtgtctgatgttgctgtaaggaatgctgatacggatcttggtacacaattggcatctgctttagtagcacttgagcgacttgctgaggaacgggaagctgctttagaaaaggcaactgagatggaggaacgtgtttctacacttgaggaggaactccgtacagcgcactcaaccacgaagaaaatgtctgcagaacgtgagctacatgtgacaaaacttacgcaacttgaggaaactgtttcccgtttggagagttacggtacaacacctgaacaaactgtggcagctttcacaacagaattgcaacacacgcaacaacgtcttcgtgaagcagaggaagagatcatacagctaacgaataagttgaatgccgctggagttcgtgtacgcacctcacagtctgacaaggatggcaatgcacgagctgctcttgtgtctgatgttgctgtaagGAATGCTGATACAGATCTTGGTACACAATTGGCATCTGCTTTAGTAGCACTTGAGCgacttgctgaggaacgggaagctgctttagaaaaggcaactgagatggaggaacgtgtttctacacttgaggaggaactccgtacagcgcactcaaccacgaagaaaatgtctgcagaacgtgagctacatgtgacaaaacttacgcaacttgaggaaactgtttcccgtttggagagttacggtacaacacctgaacaaactgtggcagctttcacaacagaattgcaacacacgcaacaacgtcttcgtgaagcagaagaagagatcatacagctaacgaataagttgaatgccgctggagttcgtgtacgcacctcacagtctgacaaggatggcaatgcacgagctgctcttgtgtctgatgttgctgtaaggaatgctgatacggatcttggtacacaattggcatctgctttagtagcacttgagcgacttgctgaggaacgggaagctgctttagaaaaggcaactgagatggaggaacgtgtttctacacttgaggaggaactccgtaCAGCAAAGGAGAAGCTGGAGAGGAGTGTTGAGGAaatatcttttttaaaagatgAAGTTTTGGTTAGTAATCGTTTGCTTGTGGATagtgtttcttctttgaatGGTAAAGTGGGGGATAGTGATGGTGCTGTTGGTGCAGATGTTGAGAGGTTGTCTCGGGTTGTGGATGAACTTCATGCTCAAGTTTCCGCTACGAAGCGTGGTTTTGAAGAATTTTATGACCGTAGGAGTGAGGGTTGCGTGACGGAACTTATTGTCGCAAGAAGATCCGTTGATCGCTCTAATGATGCGAGGAGGAGGTTGGAGGAGCGCAATGTTCGGCTAGAGCAAGatttggaaagaaaatgtctgGAAGTAGTTAAATtgcagaaggagtgccaGCGGTTGGAACAATTTGTTCGGGCAAAGGACGTTCGTGGCGCGCACAGTGTATTAGGTGTGGATGGTTCCGTTGATGTGAGTTCTGTGGGGGCGGAACCGGTGGACTTAGAGGCTGTAGATCTCGCCCAGTTTCTACAAATATCAAGCCTTCACGCAGATCTAATGCTCTGCCGAAAAACTTGCCGTCAGTTGGAATCCAATCAAGAGGAACTTCTCTTGTCATTGGAACAGAATTCGTCGCAGTCAAATGCGTATCTGGAAGATTTAGATGAAATTCGTCAACAGTTGGTGGAAATGCGTCAGCAACGTGAAGAACTCATAGCTGAGCGTCGTACTCTCACCGAGAGGGTCGATGAACTTGGTCGTGAGCGAGGTGAGGAAGTTAGTCGGTTGAAACAGCAGAACAACTCGCTCTCCGCACAGTTGCAAGCGAGCCGCAATAAACTCTCCGCACTGGAGGCATCGAAACGTGAGGGTGAACTTGCGGCCAGGCAGCAAGCTGAGGAACTGGCGAAAGCATTCAGTCTGATGGAGGCTCAGGTGCAAACACTCCGCGAGGAGGTTGCATCGACGAGTGGTTCCCCAAAACGGCAAAGCGGTTCCTCTCGTCAAAAGGCCGTTGTGGAGGGGGATGAAGCGCGTATTCGCATGTCGCAGGCGCGCGTTACGTTCCTTGAAAAAGCTCTACAACGAAAGGATGAGGAGGTTCAACGGCTGCAGGATGAGCTTGTACAGAAGGACGAACAACTTGACCAGTATGAACAAGATGCGGCCAAGGCGGCACAAGATGCGGAGAATGCATCAAGGAAGACCTTACAACTTGAAAGCGCAGTTCAGAAGTTGCAGGGCGATAAGAAAGGTCTGGAGGACGAGCTTCGATATGCCAAGACAAGGGTTGTAACCTATGGTGGTCGTGTGTCATCAGAAGTGGCACAACACAGCAGCCCACCGGAACAGCAAATTCGGGGGTCACCTGTGCTAGGTGCAGGAAGAACCACCAGAGAGAGGGTGAGCTTGTCCGTTGAGTCATCACATCATTCCAGAATCACTGAACAAACACAGCGACAGGTACGGCAAGTCATGGACATACGTAGCACAAGGAAAAGGTCTCGTTCAGCCAATGCGGTCTCGTGA